The following proteins are encoded in a genomic region of [Eubacterium] hominis:
- the tgt gene encoding tRNA guanosine(34) transglycosylase Tgt, translating into MTTYKNNNTFSFEITKRIPGKLGRAGIIHTPHGDIKTPAFMAVGTNGAVRFMSMEDLNAVNAQAMLSNGYHLRNISPEIAEKGGLAAWSGWDGPTLTDSGGFQVMSLGSGCGKVVSMKREQGVVNADPKERLAHVSEDGVQFHDPFTDQEDFIGPEESMQIQCRIGADIHMAYDELTSLADSYEYNVEALARTERWAQRSLDEHKKLCDQLGYHQSLYGVLQGGRWEDLRRSTAKKFAEMDFDGYGLGGAFLKESLGEILRWCCEELPENKPRHLLGLSHPDDILIGTEMGADTFDCVAPTREARHGKLYTKYGPFNLAKFSNSTELIDEHCDCPTCKAGWTRGALRELWKSPDLEKKRQYYNLSSIHNLRFIVRLTEEIRAAIENGTFEEYKAEFLQNYYHTNAK; encoded by the coding sequence ATGACAACATATAAAAACAACAACACATTCAGTTTTGAAATCACAAAAAGAATCCCAGGAAAACTTGGTCGTGCTGGAATTATCCACACCCCACATGGGGATATAAAAACACCAGCCTTCATGGCAGTAGGTACCAATGGCGCTGTGCGTTTTATGTCAATGGAAGATTTAAATGCAGTAAATGCACAGGCAATGTTAAGCAATGGTTATCACTTAAGAAATATATCTCCTGAAATTGCAGAAAAAGGCGGTCTTGCCGCATGGTCTGGCTGGGATGGTCCAACGCTTACTGATTCTGGTGGATTTCAGGTTATGTCTTTAGGATCTGGCTGTGGAAAAGTTGTCAGTATGAAACGGGAACAAGGGGTTGTGAATGCTGATCCAAAAGAGCGTTTGGCACATGTTAGTGAAGATGGCGTACAATTCCATGATCCTTTCACTGATCAGGAAGATTTCATTGGTCCAGAAGAATCTATGCAGATACAATGCAGAATTGGTGCAGATATTCATATGGCATATGATGAATTAACCTCACTTGCGGATAGCTATGAATATAATGTAGAAGCACTTGCACGTACAGAACGCTGGGCACAAAGGAGTTTGGATGAACATAAAAAACTATGTGATCAGCTGGGTTATCATCAATCTTTGTACGGAGTTTTACAAGGTGGTCGATGGGAAGATTTACGTCGATCTACAGCAAAAAAATTTGCGGAAATGGACTTTGATGGTTATGGACTTGGTGGTGCGTTCTTAAAGGAAAGTCTTGGAGAAATCTTACGCTGGTGTTGTGAAGAGTTACCTGAAAATAAACCACGCCATTTGCTTGGCCTTTCACATCCTGATGATATCTTAATAGGTACAGAAATGGGTGCTGATACATTTGATTGCGTAGCACCTACACGTGAGGCAAGACATGGAAAGTTATACACCAAATATGGCCCTTTCAATCTGGCAAAATTCTCTAATAGCACCGAATTAATTGATGAACATTGTGATTGTCCTACATGTAAAGCAGGATGGACACGTGGCGCATTGCGTGAACTTTGGAAATCCCCTGATTTAGAAAAGAAACGTCAATACTATAACTTGTCTTCTATACATAATCTACGATTTATCGTACGTCTAACTGAAGAAATACGTGCTGCGATTGAAAATGGAACATTTGAGGAATATAAAGCAGAATTCTTACAGAATTATTATCATACAAATGCAAAGTAA
- a CDS encoding queuosine precursor transporter — MSNFKMKLLIYFAAISAGTLLISNLSAVKLWNLFGIAVDGGVVLFPITYIMGDLIVEFYGKKIAKSIIFAGFFVNILAILVFYIVIALPAYDGWNMQEAYASVLGFTPRIIIGSLIAYLCSNIFNNFIFTKLKNGNGIFASSFIARALGSSAFAHIIDSFIFETIAFFGVLAFQEFLAQAIFAYVLGIGFEIVLSPIEAFIAKKLGGKLEHDNI; from the coding sequence ATGAGCAATTTTAAAATGAAGCTTTTGATTTATTTCGCAGCGATTTCAGCTGGTACGCTGCTGATTTCAAACCTATCAGCTGTTAAGTTATGGAACCTTTTTGGCATTGCAGTAGATGGAGGTGTCGTCTTATTCCCAATCACCTATATTATGGGCGATTTGATTGTGGAATTTTATGGAAAGAAAATTGCCAAAAGTATTATATTTGCAGGTTTTTTCGTTAATATATTAGCGATTCTCGTGTTTTATATCGTCATCGCCTTACCAGCTTATGATGGCTGGAATATGCAAGAAGCTTACGCAAGTGTTCTTGGCTTTACACCACGAATCATTATTGGTTCGCTAATCGCCTATCTTTGTTCAAATATCTTTAATAACTTTATCTTCACAAAGCTGAAGAACGGTAATGGAATTTTCGCATCAAGCTTTATCGCAAGAGCACTTGGCTCTTCTGCATTTGCACATATTATTGATTCATTTATCTTTGAAACAATTGCCTTCTTTGGTGTACTGGCATTTCAGGAATTCCTAGCACAAGCAATTTTTGCTTATGTACTTGGCATTGGATTTGAAATAGTATTATCACCAATAGAAGCATTCATAGCAAAGAAATTAGGAGGAAAACTGGAACATGACAACATATAA